CGACAGCCGCACCACATGCGAAAAATGGCTATGCCACCGCTACTGGTGCTGGTGCCGCTGCTGCCACTGCCACAGCGTCATCAACACAtgcagcagcagcagcagccGCTGCTGCCAACCATTCCACCCAGGAGTCGGGTTTCGATTACGAAGGCCTGATAGATTCCGAACTGCAGAAGAAAAGACTTGACAAATCGTACAGATATTTCAACAATATCAACCGATTGGCCAAGGAGTTCCCCCTAGCTCATCGCCAGAGAGAGGCGGACAAGGTCACCGTTTGGTGTTCCAACGACTATTTAGCACTTTCCAAGCACCCTGAGGTATTGGACGCCATGCATAAAACTATCGACAAGTATGGTTGTGGTGCCGGTGGTACAAGAAACATTGCTGGCCATAACATCCCCACTTTGAATCTGGAAGCCGAATTGGCCACTTTACACAAGAAGGAAGGTGCCTTAGTTTTTTCGTCATGTTACGTAGCCAACGATGCCGTCTTATCCCTACTGGGTCAAAAGATGAAGGACTTGGTGATTTTCTCCGACGAACTCAACCATGCGTCCATGATTGTCGGTATTAAGCATGCTAACGTAAAAAAACACATTTTCAAACATAATGACTTGAACGAATTGGAACAACTGCTCCAGTCATACCCCAAATCCGTTCCTAAACTAATTGCTTTCGAATCAGTATATTCTATGGCCGGTTCAGTGGCCGAcatagaaaaaatttgcGACTTGGCCGACAAATACGGTGCTTTGACCTTCTTGGATGAAGTACATGCGGTCGGCCTGTACGGCCCTCACGGTGCAGGTGTTGCAGAACATTGTGATTTTGAAAGTCACCGTGCAAGTGGTATTGCTACCCCAAAGACCAATGACAAGGGCGGCGCGAAGACTGTGATGGACCGTGTCGACATGATCACCGGCACTTTAGGTAAGTCTTTCGGTAGCGTAGGTGGCTACGTCGCAGCCTCTAGGAAATTGATCGATTGGTTCAGATCGTTTGCACCTGGTTTCATTTTCACCACGACTTTACCACCTTCAGTTATGGCAGGCGCTACCGCAGCAATTAGATACCAACGTTGCCACATCGACCTAAGAACCTCGCAACAGAAACATACCATGTACGTAAAGAAAGCTTTCCATGAGTTGGGCATTCCAGTTATTCCAAATCCTTCTCATATCGTCCCAGTGTTGATTGGTAATGCTGATTTGGCTAAGCAAGCTTCTGACATCTTAATCAATAAGCATCAAATCTACGTACAAGCTATCAACTTCCCTACGGTTGCTCGCGGTACCGAAAGATTGAGAATTACCCCAACGCCAGGTCACACCAACGATTTATCTGACATCTTAATCAATGCAGTTGATGATGTGTTCAATGAGCTACAGTTACCACGTGTCAGAGACTGGGAAAGCCAAGGTGGCTTATTGGGTGTTGGAGAGAGCGGATTTGTGGAAGAGTCTAACTTATGGACATCAAGCCAACTATCTTTAACTAATGACGACTTGAACCCTAATGTTAGAGACCCCATCGTTAAACAACTAGAGGTTTCTAGTGGTATCAAGCAGTAAAACAACCAATATATGCATGGGCTGAGATAGAGGTACAAGGAATTTGTAAatcagtaaaaaaaaaaattaacagtttttttttttcattttttttttttattcttatttATGTATGAtactttattattatttctcttaattatttatttatttaacTAACACGATGAGCACTTTTAACTGCAATGGTTAAACTGTAGCAATGTTGGTAAAAAAGCAGGGaaagttcaaaaataatttatgtatttttcCTCGGGGGTACAGAAAGTAAAGAGAGAGAAACGTATGAGTATATATAGGCTAATGTAATATGTAGTGGTAAATAAAGAGACAAAAGTTAGCTATTCTTgtttgaaatgaaaaaaaaaaagcactCAAGCgttgtttttttccaattcattTTGCAAGTTTTTTgtacttttcttcaattcatTAGACAATTCATCGACGTTAAATTCTTGGGTAGTGGAAGGTTCGTGTTGTGGAACTTCTGGCATAACTTGAGCTGAAGATGTGTAAGCCTTAGACTCTGGTTCCAATGGAACATCAGCGGCCAACTTAGAAGTGCTGGCGGTTTGAGGACCGGCAGTAGAAGACACAGGAGCAGTCTTAGATTTGACCAAGTTGGAAATTGGGCCCAATTTAGATTCAACCTTGTCCAAGTATGGTTTTGTCTTTTCGCAAGCCATTTGAGAAAACTCTTGGGTCTTTTGCTTAGAAATTTCTACACCTTGAGCGACAGTAGCATCAATTTCATGCTTGTAGGAATGGTAGATAACTGGCAAAGTGAAGGTAAAAATGTCAGCAACAAAGACGATGGTCCAGATAGAGAACCAGGAGAAGAATTTGTGTAGTAGAAATAAGGCAACAGCGGTCTTGAAAGTGTGCTTAGGGACTTGAGCGAATACAGTCTTTCTTATGTGGGCTTGGAAGACTGGTAGCTGTTTCAAAGCTTCATCGATATGAGGCTTAATAAAGCCGGCGATATTTGGACATTCTTTAGGACCATACTTGGTGATTAAACCTTGTCCCAAAAAGAGCTTGGATACGAATTCAATAGATCCTGTTGTGAATAAGATAGTGTAGGCAaccttcaaaaagaaagtgaTCAAGttaacttttttcaaaattaacaaGGCTAACAGAGACCCACCGAAATATTTACCGGTTTGAACAGGGTTCCTCCATAATAGCAAATCGCAATTACAgcttttttgttgttgttgttgttgggCTTGGCTATGTTGAGCTGAGGCGGACATATTTGCGTGTGtgaatatatattatatatatatacgctTGCGGGTAGGAAGAAACAATTAAATATTTGGCTTGAgagttgaaaagaaagagatCAAGAAAAGGGAATTgttgaataaaaatttgaaaaatgcgAAGTTGAAGTGCCATAGAAGAGAAACAGCCCACACAGGGGAGAAGCCCACTGGAAAGGGGGCACTGACCAACTTTAAATAGGAAACAGAAGATACCACAAGCCAGCGATACAACAGCACCAAACACCGAAAAGAATAGCCAAAGCTGTCCTCTGGTGTTGgaaaaactggaaaaaaCGCAACTGCGTTGGCTGCTAcggtgaaaaattttcctaTGACTTTTTTCACTGCTTGTTCGTGCGAAATTACCGCAAACCCGGTAAAATGTACACGTATCAAGTGATAAACAATTTCGTGTCAAGTGAGCAGAATGGAGcgatttggaaaaaaaaaatttttattgttttttccCCCGGGATTTTGCTCGAGATGACTGAAATTTTGTAATCGATGAGTCTATACCAGAGGCAGCAAATATCACCAACATACACAGGTATACACAATCTCATGTCCACACACACGTACAGACACgcacatatatatatatatatatatatccCCATAGgtatttatatatacaaaagaATCCTCGTGTGTTTGTGTGTGCAATAGCTAGTTTTGCGCTGCCTCTTATAGTAGACAATAtcactttttcaataaaatagaACTTGCAAGGAAACAAAATTGTATCGCTTCAAGATGCTACGATCAACCACATTTACTCGTTCGTTCCACAGTTCTAGGGCCTGGTTGAAAGGTCAGAACctaactgaaaaaattgttcagTCGTATGCGGTCAACCTTCCCGAGGGTAAAGTTGTGCATTCTGGTGACTATGTATCGATCAAGCCGGCACACTGTATGTCCCACGATAATTCGTGGCCTGTAGCTTTGAAATTCATGGGGCTTGGCGCTACCAAGATCAAGAATCCTTCACAGATTGTGACCACTCTGGACCACGATATTCAGAACAAATcagagaaaaatttgacCAAGTACAAGAACATCGAAAATTTTGCTAAGAAACACCATATAGACCACTACCCTGCCGGTAGAGGTATTGGTCATCAAATTATGATTGAGGAGGGCTATGCTTTCCCCTTGAACATGACTGTCGCATCTGACTCGCATTCAAACACCTACGGTGGTCTGGGGTCGCTGGGCACTCCAATAGTGAGAACAGACGCTGCAGCCATATGGGCCACGGGACAGACGTGGTGGCAGATCCCACCAGTGGCTCAGGTTGAGTTGAAAGGTCAATTGCCTCAGGGTGTTTCCGGAAAAGATATCATTGTCGCATTATGTGGGCTTTTCAACAATGATCAAGTTCTAAATCACGCCATTGAATTCACGGGTGACTCTTTGAATGCATTGCCTATCGATCACAGACTCACTATTGCTAACATGACCACCGAGTGGGGGGCTCTTTCTGGTTTGTTCCCCGTGGACAAAACTTTGATCGACTGGTATAAAAACCGTTTGCAAAAGCTGGGCACCAATAATCATCCAAGGATTAATCCAAAGACTATCCGCGCACTAGAAGAAAAGGCGAAGATTCCGAAAGCAGACAAGGATGCACATTATGCCAAGAAACTGATCATCGATCTAGCCACGCTAACTCACTACGTCTCAGGTCCAAATAGTGTTAAGGTCTCCAACACCGTGCAAGATCTATCTCAACAAGACATCAAGATAAATAAAGCTTATCTAGTGTCATGTACAAACTCCCGTCTATCTGATTTGCAATCTGCAGCGGATGTGGTTTGTCCTACTGGAGACTTAAACAAAGTCAACAAGGTGGCTCCAGGTGTGGAGTTCTATGTCGCTGCTGCCTCTTCAGAAATTGAGGCTGATGCCCGTAAATCAGGCGCTTGGGAAAAGCTGCTAAAGGCTGGCTGTATCCCACTGCCTTCTGGTTGTGGTCCATGCATCGGTCTAGGTGCGGGATTACTGGAACCAGGTGAAGTTGGTATCAGTGCCACAAACAGAAACTTCAAAGGTAGAATGGGTTCCAAGGATGCATTGGCTTACTTAGCTTCCCCTGCTGTAGTCGCCGCTTCTGCCGTGCTGGGTAAGATTAGTTCTCCTGCTGAGGTATTGTCCACAAGCGAAATTCCATTCAGCGGCGTTAAGACTGAGATAATTGAGAATCCCGTGGTTGAAGAGGAAGTTAACGCTCAAACAGAGGCTCCAAAACAATCCGTTGAGATATTAGAAGGTTTCCCAAGAGAGTTTTCTGGTGAATTAGTTTTATGTGATGCCGATAACATCAATACCGATGGTATATATCCTGGTAAGTACACTTATCAGGATGATGTGCCTAAAGAAAAGATGGCGCAAGTTTGTATGGAAAATTATGATGCCGAGTTCAGAACCAAGGTTCATCCAGGTGATATAGTGGTCAGTGGGTTCAATTTCGGTACCGGTTCCTCCAGGGAACAAGCGGCCACCGCCTTATTGGCTAAAGGTATCAACTTAGTTGTTTCAGGATCTTTtggtaatattttttcaagaaactCCATTAACAATGCTCTTCTGACCTTGGAAATCCCAGCAttaatcaaaaaattacgTGAGAAATATCAAGGTGCTCCAAAAGAACTTACAAGAAGAACTGGTTGGTTTTTGAAATGGGATGTAGCTGATGCTAAAGTGGTCGTTACCGAAGGTTCTTTGGACGGCCCTGTGATCTTGGAGCAAAAAGTGGGTGAGCTAGGTAAGAACCTACAAGAAATTATTGTAAAAGGAGGCTTGGAAGGTTGGGTCAAATCCCAACTATAATGTGCATAAATATCTAGAAAAATCGCacccttttctttatttattaagtttatttatttatttacgGTTATTCACGTATATTTTGTTAATCTATTGATACACAAGTTCTTatttgtaatttttctacttcttttcattaaatttcaaagatgCTCTTGTGACGTCCAAAACCAGTGTCTGACCTAAAGCCCGTGGGAAAAACAACGTAAATTTCTACATAAAAAAGTCAAGTAGGCGCTCGAAAGAGTTTCAGAAAATACCCAGCTGACCATTAACTGAAGTAGCAAACATCTATGGATAAATATACTGCTTTGATTCACGAtgagaatttttcaactctTACATTGAATGTCTCGAGATACCCTAAAAGTTTGGCATATTGGGAGAAGTTACTGAACTATATAGTAAAGGCTTCGGCACCAATATGCAAGTCCACTGAGCCTCAATTATTAAAGTTAATACGATGTACTTATTCTTCTATGCTGAATGAGTTTCCCTATCTAGAAAACTACTATATCGACTTCGCGCTACTGGAATACAAACTAGGGAATGTTTCTATGTCTCATAAGATATTTCAGCGCGGATTGCAAGCCTTTAACCAAAGATCTTTACTATTATGGACTTCATATTTAAAGTTTTGTAATAACGTTATCTCACACCAGAAGCAGttgtttaaaaaatatgaaacaGCTGAAGAATATGTTggtttgcattttttcagtgGGGAATTCTGGGATTTATACCTGGAACAAATTAGCTCAAGATGTACGTCTTCTAAGAAATATTGGAACGTTTTGAGGAAGATACTCGAAATTCCTTTACACTCTTTTTCGAAATTTTATGCATTATGGTTACAGCGCATAGACGATATAATGGACCTAAAGCAATTATCACAACTAACAAGTAAAGATgaattattgaagaaactCAAGATAGACATCAATTACAGTGGAAGAAAGGGACCGTACCTGCAGGatgcaaagaaaaagttgaagaaaataacgaAGGAAATGTACATGGTTGTACAATATCAAGTACTTGAAATCtattccatttttgaatcaaaaatttatatcaaCTATTATACATCGCCAGAAACCTTGGTTTCTTCAGATGAAATAGAAACATGGATAAAATACTTGGATTATACCATCACCTTACAAACAGATTCTTTAACAcatttaaattttcaaagagcTTTACTTCCTCTGGCCCATTATGATCTTGTATGGATAAAATACAGTAAATGGttgataaattcaaaaaatgaccTTTTGGGGGCAAAAAACGTTCTATTAATGGGtcttaaattttctttgaagaagaccGAAATAATAAAACTACTGTATTCAGTTATTTGCAAGTTAAATGAGTACGTACTTTTGCGAAATctattggaaaaaattgagtCCTCATATTCCGACAATGTTGAAAACGTTGATGATTTTGAGATATTTTGGGACTATCTTCAGTTCAAAACGTTCTGCCAGAATTCTCTGTATTCCAGTCGATATTCTGATTCACAATCAAACGGGCTTTTGAATAAGGAGCTGTTTGATAAAGTATGGAAACGTTTGAGttgtaaagaaaaaaaaagtggtcaagaaattttattgaataacTTAGTACAGTTTTATTCGAAGGATACCGTAGAATTTGTAGAAAAGAAcatatttcaaaagataaTAGAATTTGGTTGGGAGTACTACCTACAGAACGGTATGTTCTGGAACTGTTATTGCCGTTTAATTTATTTCGACACTTCTAGGTCATATTTGGACAAGAGGCAATATATTGTCAGAAAAATATGGCCCCAAATagacaaaaaatttgcacAGAGCGTCTTGCCGTCTTTAACAGAATTCTGTGAGTCATACTTCCCAGAGGAGATGGATACATTAGAGGAAATGTTTACTGAAGAACCTTAGCCAAAAGGCATTGTCATTTATTAAAAGGTATAAATATGTAAATGTATACTTAATGACCGTTAAGAAAAACTACTAGCCTCATCACTCCCGCAGATCTCTATAATTGTTGTTTGAATACTTGATACGGTGGAGTGGCAAGGACAGTCTGCGCAGTCCTAATATCGATATTGATGTCTTCGATCAGAGCTTCCTTAGTAGTGTAGTTCAATTCGGGTCTGATATGACCTAAAATATTGAACTTGACCCTGGCCCCATAaaaatcatttttaaaatcatGTATAATATGTAATTCCATGGTTTTGAAATCATTTCCGTAGAATGGATTTTTCCCAACTGAAAGTACCATAGGAAGTACGGACAAATCATCGTTCGCTTCACTTAAATATTGACCGTAATTATAAACCACAGTTCTTCCATCCCGCCTTGTTTCCACCGATAGTTCTTGACCATCAACAGTTTTAATGTGAGCAAACCCAAAGTAAACCCCTAAATCCAAATCGTTGATACCTTTAGGTAACTGATTTATAGGTACATTGGCAGTGGGAATACCCAATTCGGCGGATCCGCGGCCAAATCCACATACAATGTCACAATAGTCAGTAACAAGCGGGAATGGTGGACCTGGTTGCGCAGGTATTGGCAAATCGACTTCTCGTTTAAAAGTATCAATTATATCTGTATTCGTATTTCGGTTCATTAAGAAAGTACCTGCTAACACTAGCAATAACGAAACATAAATAGTCCACGTAAACATCAACACTTCAACAACACGTGTCTGTGACCGCTTCACGGGTCCAAATTACCACTTTCTAGAACATTGTCTTGTACGTCCAATAATAGTGTTACCAATGCTGACAGAGTATTAAAGCAACGATTTGAATTGACGCATTACCCTCCTGCATAAAGGACTACAAATACATCCTCTCTTATAACGCAATTGCAACATCTGAAGTGCAGTGTGATCAAGATATTCAATTCTCTATTAGAGTAACTTAATCATGTTTCACATGATCAGTATTCATTGTAAAACCTCTTGAGTGTGATTCGTTGCCAACTAACATAAGCGTGCGGATTCTTTAGAAAGTGGGTGTGCCGACCCTGGGAAAGATTGCATAATGTGAATCCTTAATGACTTACCCATACTCTTCATTAATAACCtatttagaaaaagaagaaaggcTGTTTCGGAGCTCCTTTTGTGCTGTTTGCAAACTGTCTATTTTCGCATCAAGTTTTACCCATCTACTACTTTATTCGCTTTACGGTAAAAGCGAACACGACAAAATCACCTATCATCTACGAAGGGCCTTTcgaaaacagaagaataaaaagacaGGAAAAGCATCTGTTTAGAATTTTATAACTAATTTGGGGAGGTATCTGTAAAGTAATAGACAGGACCGGAAATAGTGTAAATACTCtcctttgtttttttagttGTACCACTTTGAAGAGGGCTCGAGATTCACGAACAAAATGCAAAGGTTTTCACTAGTCACTCACAGATCATTCTCTCACTCCTGTGTGAAGCCCAAATCTGCATGCTCTTTGGTCAAACCAGTTCATCACTTGGTGAAAATTGATAAGTCAAAGTTATCCCCTAGATTTCCAGAATTGAAATATGACAAAAGTGATATTAGGTCACCTGGATTTAAACCAAAAGACACTCATGCAGATAGACTCAATGACCATTACCTTAACACTTTACAATCTGATTTGTTATTGATTAATTATTCACATAACGCTGCGGTGGTAAAGGGTCTAAAACAAAGAGCGTGGAGTGGTGATTCGCCATACCACTTGAACAGACCACCGAAAAATCCTCGAGGTTCGAAAGCTCAACTACCTGACATTCATCCTATCAAATGGAGTAACATTCCTGGGCTAGAAAGTGTTGTAATAAACTGTTTTGTTAGGGAAGCGAGAGAAAATCAGCTATTGGCTATCACCGCTGCGTTACAATTACAACAAATTACTGGATGTAAACCTCatccaattttttccaaaaatgatGTTCCAACCTGGAAACTGAGAAAAGGTCATCAGATGGGAGCTAAAGTCGAACTAaagggaaaagaaatgtcTCAGTTCTTAAGCACATTGACCGAAATCGTCCTACCAAGAATCAGAGAATATAAAGGTATAAGCAACCAGTCTGGGAACAGATTTGGTGGGATTAGTTTCGGCCTGACGGCTGAAGATATCAAATTCTTCCCTGAAATCGATGCAAACCAGGACTCATGGCCTAAAACTTTTGGTATGCACATAAATATAAACACCTCAGCTCAATTAGATTACCAGGCGAGAACTTTGTTGAGTGGGTTCCAGTTCCCATTTTTCGGAGAGGAGAAATAAGAATACAATCTCATGGTCCTGGCCAGTTAGCCATGCTCTATGGCAGAAAGGCAAAGGGCATATATAATTTCCCATTCGTCatgtaaatatataaactGTACAAGATACTATCTCTCtccatttttcaatcatATAGTTCTCTTTGGGGCACTGAGATGTCTACAAATTGTTATAAAATTGGACGTCTCTTACACAACTCACAACTCAACTCTGTATAAAGATTTTtaggaaagaaaatgtaCATAAAAGTGAATACTTGTTTAAAAATGAGAACAAAGATTCCTACGCAATTAAAATCTATTTAAAGattttccttatttttttatttcttttcgaATTTTTTAAGTTTTATTCTTATCTCCTTTGACATTATAACTTACATTGCATCAGCTCAGGGTGGTTCAAACATGAGTGAGAGCAAGTTTATTGGTCTTCTTAGCAATCAATGCCACTCTGTCACCTAGGGACAGAGCCAAACCTTGTCCCTTTGATCGGATACGAACATAACCTATGACATCATTGGTTTTGGAATCCTTTTCGATACACAAGTTGGCTAGGGCATCTTCACCAAAGGACGACTTCGCATACAGATTACAACTTAAGAACCTACAATCATCTTCTCCCAACGACTCTGATGGTGTTAGAATACCCATATTAGTTCCCTTGACCAGTTCTCTCAAATAAGCATGCAATGTTGGTAGTTGTGATTTGACCGATATTTTGTTCTCCCACTCAAATGCATTCCACATGGTACGGAAATGTTCATCGTCAGCAGTGGCTGGTTTGATATAATCCATAATGTCAACATGAACGTCGTTTAAAATAACATAACGAGCATCTTCACCATGCGCACCAtcataaataatattacCGAAAATGACACCTGTGTCAGCAGAGGAAACTTTGACAGTAACAGTGAATTTGTGGAAGCCATGAGGAATCACGTTGGTCTTCTGTGGTGTGTCAATAATCTTCAAATCACCAAGAGTTGCAAATTGCACATGTAGGTTTTTCAATGTTTCTTTCGTTTGATtaacaagaagaacatcTAATACGACGTCAAATTGATTGTTTGTAATACAAGCCTCGGCGTAAACTGGATCAGAAAAGCCACATAAAGGTACTATCTTCTTCAGCTTCGAAATACTAGAGCTGCTAGTAGCGTGGATTGCATCTCCTTTCATTGCCAGTTgtaaatcttcttcaatacTATCTTTTTGCACATTAGTAGAATCCACACCAGCAAATTGCCTGAAAGAAATCGGCGTATCAATTGGTTCGATGTTTTTGCAACTGTCTTTTAATGCTCTCTTATgcttgttcttctttgcaatttcaatttgtCTCTTGAATGAGGATTTGGTGGTGTCCAGGAATGCAACCTCCAGAAGTTTAacttcttccttcttttcctcaGGATTAACTTCATCCAATAAAATAGAAATAGATGTCATAACTCTCTCTAAAGaatcttcatcaatttttttctccacCAAAGAGCTTTGACCCACTCTTACAATACTAACTAAAATTAGTAAAGCTTCCGCCTTTAGAGCATTGATGACAGTTTTGTTCTTGGAAACGTTTTCGAATTTTAAAACAAGTTTAATGATGGTGTTGGCCAGAATGGCAGCTGTGTAGAAATCACCACTTAAAACAAACCGGCGAATTGGAGGTCTAGAATCACGTTCTTCATCGGTAACTGACTTTTGAGAAGTCTTCACATCGAAAGCGCTTTCAGTGGCATACGTACCGTCTGGTAGAATAACTGGACCAGTTGGCTTGGCGGTAGCGTCAACCTCATTTTCTTCGGTGTGTTCTTGGTTTTGTGTTaactttttgatttctgaTTGAAGGATAGGAACTTCACCTACGCTGTTACGAATGTGCTTCCAACAATGTTGTATCTCACTTTCTCCTTCAGCATACTCACCCATAATCCATAATGCACCGCGGTAAGCTTTAGCAGATCTCACTTTGTCTAGCGTTTGAACCATGTTTTCAAGGATATTGGCTCTAAGTTGTGGGTATTTTTCGATCACTTCTTTGATAAAGGCAATGATACCACTGGCGGCAACCGAGTTTAAATCACCGATGAAATCTAATAATAGCGAAACAACACTTGCTGCCATTTCTACAAAGTTTACAGCCACGGTACGAATAGTTTTTATTAACAATTGTCTGTACTGCATTGCCTTGTCTTGATCTGGGTTATTTACGGTTGTTTGCAgctctttcttcaaaagctgAACAACATCTTCAGCATTTCTGGATGTGGCCAAGTCCATTGAAATATCAAGCGCCTTTGAACGAACGTCTAAATCTTCTGCATTCAAGACTCTCAAAATATCCAGGGTTAACTCTTCCAAAGCACCTACGTTATTAGCATTGATGTCTTGAATACGGTCTAGAACAATTAACTTAATGTTATTATCAGAAACCTTGACGGCCAAGTCAATCAATTTGTTAACCGCAGGAACCAAGACATTTGGATTGGCAGACAACACAGTTAGGGCTAATGCGGTCTCGAAGATGACTTCATCGGAAGTCGTGGTCGAAAGCAGTTCCATCAATAATTCGATATATTGGGCTTTCAAAGCAGGGGTCCTGTTTGCATCTTGTCTGATAAATTGAACAAAGACAGCTTGTAATAAAGGGTCTAGGTTTTCTATATCAGCAATATTGTTCTCTAAATAGTGTAAGGCATTTTCACGATCTAATTCAGCTAACCCAATAAATGCATTTCTTTTACATATTGGATCAGTTTCAGCTACTATGAACGAATTGATGATTTCTTTAGCATCGGGAAGTAAATGTTCGCTGACCTTGAAAATGGAGAAAACTGCTAGGATTGCATACTTACGAACATATGCATGACGGTATTCCAAGCACGCTAAGACAGAGGGAACCATCTGTTCTAAGAGTTCGGCCTCTCTCAATTTCGTTAAAAACCTTAATGTGTTACCTCTAATATATTCATTAGGATGTTGCAAATCGTGTTGAATGGCATTACAGACAAGAATCATTTCATGTCTCAATTTTCCATCTTCAGCTAGTTTGGGAACAATTTCCCAGTAGAAGTACAAAAGCTTTTTTAATTCCTTATTTTTAGAAGGCATGACAAATCTTATTATGTGCATCAACAATTCAGGCATTGGATTTCCTTCCAGCATTGTAACTAAAATTGATTTCATCGtgtcaattttttgttcatcagATCCCTTTTCAAGAGCTTTCTGAAAATCGGTACTCGAGTAAGTCTCCATACTCGGAGAAGGATCGAAAACCAACGTGTACGCTGGCTGTGAAGAAAGTGAAGTCATAGGTGCACTCTTGTTCAATAGTTAACTGTGAttacttttgtttattcTCAAGGCAATCTTAACTGAGTCTTAATGAACGTCAAATTTCACTTGTCGAGCTGTTGTTTTCTGATTTCTTTCTACGTGTAGCGAGTACAcggaaagaaaaaaaaaacgaagTGATAAGCTGGGTAATACTTTTCTAAAATGCTGTTCCATAAACGTACAT
This is a stretch of genomic DNA from Saccharomyces cerevisiae S288C chromosome IV, complete sequence. It encodes these proteins:
- the PRP42 gene encoding mRNA splicing protein PRP42 (U1 snRNP protein involved in splicing; required for U1 snRNP biogenesis; contains multiple tetriatricopeptide repeats), whose product is MDKYTALIHDENFSTLTLNVSRYPKSLAYWEKLLNYIVKASAPICKSTEPQLLKLIRCTYSSMLNEFPYLENYYIDFALLEYKLGNVSMSHKIFQRGLQAFNQRSLLLWTSYLKFCNNVISHQKQLFKKYETAEEYVGLHFFSGEFWDLYLEQISSRCTSSKKYWNVLRKILEIPLHSFSKFYALWLQRIDDIMDLKQLSQLTSKDELLKKLKIDINYSGRKGPYLQDAKKKLKKITKEMYMVVQYQVLEIYSIFESKIYINYYTSPETLVSSDEIETWIKYLDYTITLQTDSLTHLNFQRALLPLAHYDLVWIKYSKWLINSKNDLLGAKNVLLMGLKFSLKKTEIIKLLYSVICKLNEYVLLRNLLEKIESSYSDNVENVDDFEIFWDYLQFKTFCQNSLYSSRYSDSQSNGLLNKELFDKVWKRLSCKEKKSGQEILLNNLVQFYSKDTVEFVEKNIFQKIIEFGWEYYLQNGMFWNCYCRLIYFDTSRSYLDKRQYIVRKIWPQIDKKFAQSVLPSLTEFCESYFPEEMDTLEEMFTEEP
- the FMN1 gene encoding riboflavin kinase (Riboflavin kinase, produces riboflavin monophosphate (FMN); FMN is a necessary cofactor for many enzymes; predominantly localizes to the microsomal fraction and also found in the mitochondrial inner membrane; human RFK functionally complements the lethality of the null mutation) → MFTWTIYVSLLLVLAGTFLMNRNTNTDIIDTFKREVDLPIPAQPGPPFPLVTDYCDIVCGFGRGSAELGIPTANVPINQLPKGINDLDLGVYFGFAHIKTVDGQELSVETRRDGRTVVYNYGQYLSEANDDLSVLPMVLSVGKNPFYGNDFKTMELHIIHDFKNDFYGARVKFNILGHIRPELNYTTKEALIEDINIDIRTAQTVLATPPYQVFKQQL
- the MRPL7 gene encoding mitochondrial 54S ribosomal protein uL5m MRPL7 (Mitochondrial ribosomal protein of the large subunit; MRPL7 produces both YmL5 and YmL7, which are two different modified forms of the same protein); translation: MQRFSLVTHRSFSHSCVKPKSACSLVKPVHHLVKIDKSKLSPRFPELKYDKSDIRSPGFKPKDTHADRLNDHYLNTLQSDLLLINYSHNAAVVKGLKQRAWSGDSPYHLNRPPKNPRGSKAQLPDIHPIKWSNIPGLESVVINCFVREARENQLLAITAALQLQQITGCKPHPIFSKNDVPTWKLRKGHQMGAKVELKGKEMSQFLSTLTEIVLPRIREYKGISNQSGNRFGGISFGLTAEDIKFFPEIDANQDSWPKTFGMHININTSAQLDYQARTLLSGFQFPFFGEEK